In Leishmania mexicana MHOM/GT/2001/U1103 complete genome, chromosome 20, one genomic interval encodes:
- a CDS encoding putative 40S ribosomal protein SA has protein sequence MTAVESGSKVLRMKESDAQKLLAMRCHIGTRNQSSAMKKYIYGRTAEGSHIIDVHMMWEKLILAARVIAAVENPKDVCVCSSRLYGTRAIYKFSQHVGTSFHGGRFIPGTFTNQIQKKFVQPRVLVVTDPRTDHQAIREASLVNIPVIALCDTDAPLEYVDIAIPCNNRGIKSIGMMYWLLAREVLRLRGTIVRSVPWEEKVDLFFYRDPNEAAEEKAAAAAAVPVAEAEEGFGWVERNDDNAWEA, from the coding sequence ATGACCGCTGTGGAGTCTGGCTCGAAGGTTCTCCGGAtgaaggagagcgacgcgCAGAAGCTGCTGGCGATGCGGTGCCACATTGGCACGCGCAACCAGAGCAGTGCGATGAAGAAGTACATCTACGGCCGCACGGCGGAGGGCAGCCACATCATCGACGTGCACATGATGTGGGAGAAGCTGATCCTCGCTGCTCGCGTGATCGCGGCTGTGGAGAACCCGAaggacgtgtgcgtgtgctcgtcgcGCCTGTacggcacacgcgccatcTACAAGTTCTCGCAGCACGTGGGCACGAGCTTCCACGGCGGCCGCTTCATCCCTGGTACGTTCACGAACCAGATCCAGAAGAAGTTCGTGCAGCCGCGCGTGCTTGTGGTGACGGACCCGCGCACGGACCACCAGGCCATCCGCGAGGCGTCGCTGGTGAACATCCCTGTGATTGCGCTGTGCGACACGGACGCGCCGCTGGAGTACGTGGACATTGCGATCCCGTGCAACAACCGCGGCATCAAGTCGATCGGCATGATGTACTGGCTGCTTGCgcgcgaggtgctgcgcctgcgcggcacTATTGTGCGCTCTGTGCCGtgggaggagaaggtggaCCTGTTCTTCTACCGCGACCCCAACGAGGctgcggaggagaaggccgctgcggccgctgcggtgcccgtcgcggaggcggaggagggcttCGGCTGGGTGGAGCGCAACGACGACAACGCGTGGGAGGCGTAG